A region from the Peromyscus leucopus breed LL Stock chromosome 9, UCI_PerLeu_2.1, whole genome shotgun sequence genome encodes:
- the Nkx2-6 gene encoding homeobox protein Nkx-2.6 gives MLLSRVTSTPFSVDDILRLEGEQNDAKTPSQWELHRNPEKPQYLTMDLESGGSESVGGDRAQAGSDPLRFSWEAVVEMEPETPPRATSLLGAGNPRMERGAGDGGGDSVHRGGPAPARMRLRRKPRVLFSQAQVLALESRFKQQRYLSAPEREHLASALQLTSTQVKIWFQNRRYKCKRQRQDQTLELAGHPLTPRRVAVPVLVLDGKPCLGPDAPAFPAPYAATASHSCFGGYSGTPYSASYSGRYTGAGPGPLTPLASSGFSPGGPSAAPQGHLPATLQGVTAW, from the exons ATGCTGCTGAGCCGGGTCACCTCCACTCCCTTCTCCGTGGACGACATCCTCAGGCTGGAGGGTGAGCAGAACGATGCCAAGACTCCGTCACAGTGGGAGTTGCATAGGAACCCAGAAAAGCCTCAGTACCTAACAATGGACCTGGAATCGGGAGGGTCAGAGAGCGTCGGCGGCGACAGGGCACaagctggatcagaccctcttcGGTTCTCCTGGGAGGCAGTCGTGGAGATGGAGCCAG AGACTCCTCCGCGCGCGACCTCCCTGCTTGGAGCTGGGAACCCGAGGATGGAGCGCGGTGCGGGCGACGGCGGCGGCGACAGCGTACACCGAGGCGGCCCGGCGCCGGCCCGGATGCGGCTGCGGCGGAAGCCCCGCGTGCTCTTCTCGCAGGCCCAGGTGCTGGCCCTGGAGAGCCGCTTCAAGCAGCAGCGGTACCTGTCTGCCCCTGAGCGCGAGCACCTGGCCAGCGCGCTGCAGCTCACGTCCACGCAGGTCAAGATCTGGTTCCAAAACCGGCGCTACAAGTGCAAGAGGCAGCGCCAGGACCAGACCCTGGAACTGGCGGGCCACCCACTGACGCCGCGCCGGGTGGCAGTCCCCGTACTGGTGCTGGACGGCAAGCCCTGCCTGGGTCCCGATGCTCCCGCGTTCCCGGCTCCCTACGCGGCCACCGCGTCCCATTCTTGCTTTGGCGGCTACTCGGGCACTCCCTATAGTGCTAGCTACTCCGGCCGCTACACCGGCGCTGGCCCCGGGCCACTCACACCACTGGCCAGCTCTGGCTTCAGCCCAGGTGGCCCGAGTGCCGCCCCGCAGGGCCATCTGCCCGCCACGCTACAGGGAGTCACGGCCTGGTGA